A window from Nothobranchius furzeri strain GRZ-AD chromosome 17, NfurGRZ-RIMD1, whole genome shotgun sequence encodes these proteins:
- the fbxo4 gene encoding F-box only protein 4 isoform X1, whose product MRKSNRDQEAFVFQTAGSVFVSQTMAEKIQQLEAIVIRSFRRFRDRYFSDRVHKTDLIPDVDAERDEPQLEYLDSLPVDLQFLIMTFLSPVDICKLGATSQYWRAMVRDPLLWRYFLLRDMLQWSSIDHLSMPDLELLDAPLVSEDESLDDREEGTEKDREFKFDYMSEYLKGCPSCRQKWLPSRPAYKLVTSFLHYLVPSSEPRYAMFGPGMEQLDVPLVTRLMHAPDLLPVSSTPHRQINGIGSGISFLFNNQHKFNILTLYSTNRAERERARLEQQSSSNKLFSFVGSDNSGCPVYSPAPQVQQVCQVVDGFIYVTNAEPGKAGDEKTEMAQIKAMLNCAENTSSKSLLVLSCVSREQEEETSTARSRTPCVYMAQRLGLSQLSNRWMVQDTVAESLSGFMEGIAWLLRCSGVKLYGR is encoded by the exons ATGAGGAAGTCTAACAGAGACCAGGAAGCGTTTGTTTTCCAGACGGCTGGAAGTGTTTTTGTCTCACAGACCATGGCTGAAAAGATCCAGCAGCTGGAGGCGATAGTCATCCGCAGCTTCCGAAGGTTCAGAGACCGATACTTTTCAGATCGAGTTCATAAAACGGATCTGATTCCAGATGTTGATGCAGAACGAGACGaaccgcagctggagtatttggacAGTTTACCG GTGGATTTACAATTCCTGATCATGACCTTCTTGTCTCCTGTGGATATCTGTAAACTGGGAGCCACCAGTCAGTACTGGAGGGCCATGGTGAGAGATCCACTGTTGTGGAGATACTTCCTGTTGCGTGACATGCTGCAGTGGTCCTCCATTGATCATCTGAGCATGCCTGACCTGGAGCTGCTGGATGCCCCACTGGTCAGTGAAGATGAGAGCTTGGATGACAGAGAGGAAGGGACTGAGAAAGATCGAGAGTTTAAATTTGACTACATGTCAGA GTACCTGAAAGGCTGCCCGTCCTGCAGACAGAAGTGGTTGCCATCGCGACCAGCATACAAGCTTGTGACCTCTTTCCTTCATTATCTGGTGCCTTCTTCTGAGCCTCGTTACGCCATGTTTGGTCCTGGTATGGAGCAGCTGGACGTCCCGTTGGTAACGAGGCTCATGCACGCCCCAGACCTGCTGCCTGTGTCCAGCACGCCACACAGACAGATAAATG GCATTGGCTCAGGGATCAGCTTCCTGTTCAACAATCAACACAAATTTAACATCCTAACTCTATACTCAACCAACAG ggcagagagagaaagagcccGACTGGAGCAGCAGAGCAGCAGTAATAAGCTCTTCAGCTTTGTAGGAAGCGATAACTCGGGCTGCCCCGTGTACAGCCCGGCTCCTCAGGTCCAGCAGGTGTGCCAAGTGGTGGATGGTTTCATTTATGTCACTAATGCGGAGCCCGGCAAAG CAGGTGACGAGAAGACCGAGATGGCCCAGATTAAAGCCATGCTGAACTGTGCTGAAAACACCTCATCCAAGTCTCTGCTGGTGCTCTCCTGTGTCTCCAGAGAACAGGAAGAAGAAACGAGTACAGCCAGAAGTCGAACTCCGTGTGTTTACATGGCTCAGAGACTCGGTCTTTCCCAGCTGTCTAATCGTTGGATG GTGCAGGACACGGTGGCAGAATCTCTGTCGGGCTTTATGGAGGGGATTGCCTGGCTGCTGAGATGTTCTGGTGTCAAACTTTATGGAAGATAG
- the fbxo4 gene encoding F-box only protein 4 isoform X2 — protein MRKSNRDQEAFVFQTAGSVFVSQTMAEKIQQLEAIVIRSFRRFRDRYFSDRVHKTDLIPDVDAERDEPQLEYLDSLPVDLQFLIMTFLSPVDICKLGATSQYWRAMVRDPLLWRYFLLRDMLQWSSIDHLSMPDLELLDAPLVSEDESLDDREEGTEKDREFKFDYMSEYLKGCPSCRQKWLPSRPAYKLVTSFLHYLVPSSEPRYAMFGPGMEQLDVPLVTRLMHAPDLLPVSSTPHRQINGIGSGISFLFNNQHKFNILTLYSTNRAERERARLEQQSSSNKLFSFVGSDNSGCPVYSPAPQVQQVCQVVDGFIYVTNAEPGKGDEKTEMAQIKAMLNCAENTSSKSLLVLSCVSREQEEETSTARSRTPCVYMAQRLGLSQLSNRWMVQDTVAESLSGFMEGIAWLLRCSGVKLYGR, from the exons ATGAGGAAGTCTAACAGAGACCAGGAAGCGTTTGTTTTCCAGACGGCTGGAAGTGTTTTTGTCTCACAGACCATGGCTGAAAAGATCCAGCAGCTGGAGGCGATAGTCATCCGCAGCTTCCGAAGGTTCAGAGACCGATACTTTTCAGATCGAGTTCATAAAACGGATCTGATTCCAGATGTTGATGCAGAACGAGACGaaccgcagctggagtatttggacAGTTTACCG GTGGATTTACAATTCCTGATCATGACCTTCTTGTCTCCTGTGGATATCTGTAAACTGGGAGCCACCAGTCAGTACTGGAGGGCCATGGTGAGAGATCCACTGTTGTGGAGATACTTCCTGTTGCGTGACATGCTGCAGTGGTCCTCCATTGATCATCTGAGCATGCCTGACCTGGAGCTGCTGGATGCCCCACTGGTCAGTGAAGATGAGAGCTTGGATGACAGAGAGGAAGGGACTGAGAAAGATCGAGAGTTTAAATTTGACTACATGTCAGA GTACCTGAAAGGCTGCCCGTCCTGCAGACAGAAGTGGTTGCCATCGCGACCAGCATACAAGCTTGTGACCTCTTTCCTTCATTATCTGGTGCCTTCTTCTGAGCCTCGTTACGCCATGTTTGGTCCTGGTATGGAGCAGCTGGACGTCCCGTTGGTAACGAGGCTCATGCACGCCCCAGACCTGCTGCCTGTGTCCAGCACGCCACACAGACAGATAAATG GCATTGGCTCAGGGATCAGCTTCCTGTTCAACAATCAACACAAATTTAACATCCTAACTCTATACTCAACCAACAG ggcagagagagaaagagcccGACTGGAGCAGCAGAGCAGCAGTAATAAGCTCTTCAGCTTTGTAGGAAGCGATAACTCGGGCTGCCCCGTGTACAGCCCGGCTCCTCAGGTCCAGCAGGTGTGCCAAGTGGTGGATGGTTTCATTTATGTCACTAATGCGGAGCCCGGCAAAG GTGACGAGAAGACCGAGATGGCCCAGATTAAAGCCATGCTGAACTGTGCTGAAAACACCTCATCCAAGTCTCTGCTGGTGCTCTCCTGTGTCTCCAGAGAACAGGAAGAAGAAACGAGTACAGCCAGAAGTCGAACTCCGTGTGTTTACATGGCTCAGAGACTCGGTCTTTCCCAGCTGTCTAATCGTTGGATG GTGCAGGACACGGTGGCAGAATCTCTGTCGGGCTTTATGGAGGGGATTGCCTGGCTGCTGAGATGTTCTGGTGTCAAACTTTATGGAAGATAG